A segment of the Amia ocellicauda isolate fAmiCal2 chromosome 5, fAmiCal2.hap1, whole genome shotgun sequence genome:
TTTGTTCCAAGTATaacaatacacatgtaaattcttaaTGATACAAGAATATTGCTTATTACTTCACTGACAGGCTAATCTGGAGAAGATGTGCCGTACTCTGGAGGACCAACTCAGTGAACTCAAGGCTAAGAGTGATGAGAACTCACGCCAGATTAATGACCTCAGTGGTCAAAAAGCACGTCTGCAAACTGAGAATGGTATGACTGTTTTTTACttataatgtaaattaaaaaataaaataatgatataaaGCAATACCTAAATACATCTCTTCCCTCCAACCTATACAATTTTGCATTTAGGTGAATTTGGACGCCAGCTGGAAGAGAAAGAAGCTCTCGTATCCCAGCTAACAAGAGGAAAGCAGGCCTACACTCAACAAATTGAAGAGTTGAAGAGGCAAATGGAAGAGGAAACAAAGGTAATGTTAGAAAGTTGACACCATTAACATGACATAGTACAATGAATCATGGCCAGCATATTGAcaagtattttaaatatgtgtttatatacatatatatatatatatatatatatatatatatatatatatatatatatgtttattttctcttcaggccAAGAATGCTCTGGCTCATGGTTTACAATCAGCCCGCCATGACTGTGACCTGCTCCGGGAGCAATatgaggaggagcaggaggccAAGGCTGAGCTTCAGCGTGGAATGTCCAAGGCCAATAGTGAAGTGGCTCAGTGGAGAACAAAATACGAAACTGACGCCATCCAGCGCACTGAGGAGCTTGAGGAAGCCAAGTTAGTTCTTGCAATTTACTTaagtgttgttgttgatttaccTACATAAACATTATTAAGTTCTATGTCTGTTCTAATCTTCATATCTTCCCACAGGAAAAAGCTTGCCCAGCGCCTGCAAGATGCAGAGGAACAAATTGAGGCTGTGAACTCCAAGTGCGCCTCTCTGGAAAAGACCAAGCAGAGGTTGCAGGGTGAGGTGGAAGACCTCATGATTGATGTGGAGAGAGCAAATGCCCAGGCTGCCAACCTTGACAAGAAGCAGAGGAACTTTGACAAGGTGAAATgatatacttatttatcaagGAAGTCTTCATACCCTGAGACATAAATCTGAATATTGAGAAACACACAATGATGTCCAACTCAAATCTTGCATGCCTTTATAAAATATGATAACAGGTTCTCGCAGAATGGAAGCAGAAGTTTGAGGAGGGCCAGGCAGAGCTGGAGGCGGCTCAGAAAGAGGCTCGCTCTCTCAGCACTGAACTTTTCAAGATGAAGAACTCCTATGAAGAGGCTCTGGATCATCTTGAGACCCTTAAACGAGAGAATAAGAACTTGCAGCGTAAGTCCtatatattagaaaaaaaaacaataaaaaactatttcattttctgtcctatatgaatattttaatatttctcaGCATGTGTGGGAATAATGAAAACTTCATGTGAGGTTTTATTATTGTGTTACTATGCTATTCTTCTTGTCTTTTTAACAGAGGAGATCTCAGACCTCACTGAACAGATTGGTGAGACTGGAAAGAGCATTCATGAGCTGGAGAAGGCAAAGAAGCAGGTGGAGACAGAGAAGTCTGAAATCCAGACTGCACTGGAGGAGGCTGAGGTACAACAATGTTGTAATTTAATATATGGTTATCATTTGTAAAGTGATATATTCCGGAATGTTGTGCTTATCCCTCTCAATTTTTTATGTTGAAAATGTAGGCCTCACTGGAGCATGAGGAGTCCAAGATCCTTCGTGTCCAGCTGGAGCTGAACCAGATCAAATCAGAAGTGGACAGAAAGATTGCTGAGAAGGATGAGGAGCTTGAGCAGCTGAAGAGAAACAACCAGAGAGTTGTTGACTCAATGCAGAGCACTCTTGATTCTGAGATCAGGAGCAGGAATGATGCCCTGAGAGTGAAGAAGAAGATGGAGGGAGATCTCAATGAGATGGAAATCCAGCTGAGCCACGCCAACCGCCAGGCTGCTGAGGCCCAGAAACAACTGAGGAACGTCCAAGGACAACTCAAGGTACACAATATCTATCAAATAGTATTACCAGTTCCAATGTGGTAATTGATTTATAAAAGAAAGTGCAATGAgttttaaagttaaatattatTGGGCATTTGTTTCTCAAACTATACACAAAATTACACTTTTTGTAAAATCAGGATGCCCAACTGCACCTGGATGATGCTGTCAGAGGACAGGAGGACATGAAGGAACAGGCTGCCATGGTGGAGCGCAGGAACACCCTCATGATGGCTGAGATTGAGGAAATGAGGGCTGCCCtggaacagacagagagaggccgCAAAGTGGCTGAACAGGAACTGGTTGACGCCAGTGAGCGTGTGCAGCTGCTGCACTCCCAGGTTGACAAGACAACTCCATATTGTTTAAGTTAAATTATCTACATTTTTTTATGATCAAATTATATCTTGCTGGGTAATGAGGAAGCtaaattgcttttattttccagAATACCAGTCTTATGAACACCAAGAAGAAGCTTGAGAGTGACATTGCTCAGCTCCAAGGTGAAGTTGATGACACCATCCAAGAAGCAAGAAATGCAGAAGAAAAGGCCAAGAAGGCTATTACTGATGTGAGTCAAACTGTCAAACACTATCTGAAACAGAACACTATCTGGATAAGCAGATATATATTTGCAGTAAAAGggatatatttgtttatgttctatttttaattataaaaactctttgaaggaAAACAAGATCAGCCTTTGTTGACTGAatcataaatcaaataaatacattcctgTTCATTCATCTTTCAGGCTGCCATGATGGCCGAGGAGCTGAAGAAGGAGCAGGACACCAGCTCTCACCTGGAGAGAATGAAGAAGAACCTGGAGGTCACAGTGAAGGACCTGCAGCACCGTCTGGATGAGGCTGAGCAGCTGGCAATGAAGGGTGGAAAGAAGCAGCTCCAGAAACTGGAGTCTAGGGTAAATACACATTCTTATATGATTCTACTTCCAGAAAGAAAGATACATTATTGCTAATTACTGCTATGATTTCTAGGTCCATGAGCTGGAGAATGAGCTTGAAGCTGAACAAAGACGTGGAGTCGATGCCATTAAAGGTGTCCGTAAATATGAGAGAAGAGTCAAGGAGCTCTCCTACCAGGTAATATCTTCATGGATATAAAAGAAGTAACTACATCAAGTAACGTCTTTACCAAAGGTTAAATGCACATGTATGATCTATATTAAGAATGTGTCATCTGTTGTCTCTGCAGGCTGAGGAGGACAAGAAGAATGTGAACAGACTCCAGGATCTGGTTGACAAGCTGCAGCTCAAAGTGAAGGCTTACAAGAGACAGGCTGAGGAGGCTGTGAGTtaaatcatttgtttttaatctatttattgCTTTAGGGGTAAGTTAAAGTCTACAAATGAAGGCttctaaaattatatatatattgtattcctttgacataaaaatgcattaaaatcaaTACCAAAACAATGATTTTCATGTAATGCCTGACAAAAGGAAACTGGGTCTGTCTTCTCTTATCTTTCGGTTTATCATGTTTTATTTCCCCATTCCAGGAGGAACAGGCCAATGCCCATCTCTCCAAGTTCAGGAAGGCTCAGCATGAGCTGGAGGAAGCTGAGGAGCGTGCGGACATCTCTGAATCCCAGGTCAACAAGCTGAGGGCCAAGAGCCGTGATGCTGGCAAGGTATTTACCATTGAACTCAATTAAGTAAAAATGTGCTAAAATCGCTGTTTcacagctattattattatttctataggAAGGCACTAGTGAAAGTTAAGATTCGTGCTGAAGAGCAATTATTTGATTGTTCatatcattttagttttttaacagGAAAAGAATACAAATAGTTTATAGTGTCCTATTTATAAAGTGAGATGCCATTTGATGTATGTTTTGCTATTTCTATCAATATTTTGTATGGCAATATAAATATAGTTTTAAAGTCTTAAAGATGCATTGTAATTAATCACTGctttttcttccattttaaaCAGGGTAAAGAATCAGAGTAGGAGTTAGGAGCTACATGACTGACTGTTCCTGAGATTCAtacaatatgaatttcaatgtTTAAAACCTCTTATGTTGTTTTGtgaataaatatgcatatcatCCAGCACTTTGTTGTTTTGCCTCTATTTTCTTTTAcgttgagagagagaaattccATTTCAAAAGCAAAACCTGTTTCTGGGGTAGCCTAGATATCGCATTTCATTTGCAATTAATTATATTGCAATGACCATATGAAATAAGTGTTAATTTGTTAGTCTGAACTAATATTAATTGATCTTCAAACAAGACAATCCCCTACTaactaaagtaataataaaggccCTACATGTGCTTTTCTGCATCTTTTGCTCTTCATCCTTCAATATAATTAAGTGAAACAGGAGTACAATCCACTGCAAAACACATTTCTGAGACATATGGATAAACATCTAATGAGTGGTTTAAAAAGATTGTACATCAAAAACTTTTCCATTCAGCATATACAACTTGTATTAATTCAACAGCACACATGGCATGGTTTTAAGAGTATTGTGCTTTTCACACTGACCTTACACATTGTGCTTCATCATCCACACTGATGCTGAATAAAGGTGGCTCTGTCTCTGACCTGAAATGATAATACAGTCACAAATTATATTGAGACATTggcttattttttaataaaataaacagcatgCACTCCATGTTTGCCAATATAAAATTGTCAGCAAGGATTACA
Coding sequences within it:
- the LOC136749998 gene encoding myosin heavy chain, fast skeletal muscle-like, translated to MEEETKAKNALAHGLQSARHDCDLLREQYEEEQEAKAELQRGMSKANSEVAQWRTKYETDAIQRTEELEEAKKKLAQRLQDAEEQIEAVNSKCASLEKTKQRLQGEVEDLMIDVERANAQAANLDKKQRNFDKVLAEWKQKFEEGQAELEAAQKEARSLSTELFKMKNSYEEALDHLETLKRENKNLQQEISDLTEQIGETGKSIHELEKAKKQVETEKSEIQTALEEAEASLEHEESKILRVQLELNQIKSEVDRKIAEKDEELEQLKRNNQRVVDSMQSTLDSEIRSRNDALRVKKKMEGDLNEMEIQLSHANRQAAEAQKQLRNVQGQLKDAQLHLDDAVRGQEDMKEQAAMVERRNTLMMAEIEEMRAALEQTERGRKVAEQELVDASERVQLLHSQNTSLMNTKKKLESDIAQLQGEVDDTIQEARNAEEKAKKAITDAAMMAEELKKEQDTSSHLERMKKNLEVTVKDLQHRLDEAEQLAMKGGKKQLQKLESRVHELENELEAEQRRGVDAIKGVRKYERRVKELSYQAEEDKKNVNRLQDLVDKLQLKVKAYKRQAEEAEEQANAHLSKFRKAQHELEEAEERADISESQVNKLRAKSRDAGKVFTIELN